In the Engraulis encrasicolus isolate BLACKSEA-1 chromosome 9, IST_EnEncr_1.0, whole genome shotgun sequence genome, one interval contains:
- the LOC134455202 gene encoding uncharacterized protein LOC134455202, with protein MLLRVGISPGRFRRVQLRSVPESVDHLKDILREMLELEGEFSLQFEDPDFENALTDLQSIDELPPDRSVLKVVWDNIASLAMESPACALSDTSSVSSLDTASTSSHSDTLGSPNFYRKLKAAKDLPSPGSVQIPKFSLDVELRLKQGNEVYKQTKTPIVPTREMKSAIITAIVESIFASDCYPDKADMKCYAAALVAKHPCLTEDGPGTGYDGWLVSLWFKVGNYRTKLRKAGHAEVSVNKKKADTEEGMKFRIKKARRAEVNFLPPHAEGQSDESLDDLRSQMMKETEKKTFDAKFIKETMDVTFSLRRREVIEIQPLVQVLRDRWPALFFKDEICREFFRITQIDLMTSFRSSLARFTPALLKYYRKKKESAGSEITTLLAPLDDQVADIADLRERVALEGLPLVLKEDNGCLFRKCFDTDAEETYTKGVKIGILSVVEDDGVAARRSLPNVVNIAVILEETVVLDDINDLPSAVGYLFGLLYACNMEYPKGLNYTFEVIQKVFLELDAQNCSARAISLRRKIFEFLR; from the exons TACTGACTTGCAGAGCATTGATGAGTTGCCTCCTGACAGATCTGTCCTAAAAGTGGTGTGGGACAACATTGCTTCACTTGCTATGGAGTCACCTGCATGTGCCCTGTCAGACACAAGCTCTGTGTCATCACTTGACACAGCAAGCACATCTAGTCACTCGGACACATTGGGTTCTCCAAACTTTTACAGAAAACTCAAAGCTGCTAAAGATTTGCCGTCACCTGGATCTGTTCAAATTCCCAAGTTCTCACTCGATGTTGAGCTTCGGCTGAAGCAAGGGAACGAGGTCTACAAGCAAACCAAAACTCCCATTGTCCCCACAAGAGAAATGAAGTCTGCCATCATCACTGCCATAGTGGAGTCCATTTTTGCGTCAGATTGCTACCCAGACAAGGCAGATATGAAGTGTTACGCCGCAGCACTAGTAGCAAAACACCCATGCCTCACAGAAGATGGTCCTGGAACTGGGTATGATGGTTGGCTTGTGAGCCTTTGGTTTAAAGTTGGAAATTACCGAACCAAGTTGCGTAAGGCTGGGCATGCAGAAGTGTCTGTTAACAAAAAGAAAGCTGATACAGAGGAAGGGATGAAGTTTCGCATCAAAAAAGCAAGAAGAGCTGAGGTAAACTTTTTACCTCCACATGCGGAAGGGCAATCAGACGAATCTCTTGATGACCTAAGATCACAAATGATGAAGGAAACTGAAAAGAAGACATTCGATGCCAAGTTCATCAAAGAAACAATGGATGTTACTTTTTCTCTTCGGCGCCGAGAGGTTATTGAAATTCAACCCCTTGTCCAAGTCCTGAGGGACAGATGGCCTGCCCTGTTCTTCAAAGATGAG ATATGCCGTGAATTCTTCCGCATCACACAAATTGACCTCATGACATCATTCCGATCATCACTGGCAAGATTCACTCCGGCATTGCTGAAGTACTACAGGAAGAAGAAGGAGTCTGCAGGATCTGAGATTACAACACTGCTTGCACCTCTGGATGACCAG GTGGCAGACATTGCAGACCTTAGGGAACGCGTTGCCTTGGAGGGACTGCCTCTCGTCCTGAAAGAAGACAATGGGTGCCTTTTCCGGAAATGCTTT gACACTGATGCTGAAGAGACGTACACCAAAGGAGTGAAGATCGGCATCCTTTCCGTAGTGGAAGATGATGGTGTGGCAGCAAGAAGGTCTCTTCCCAATGTCGTCAACATCGCCGTCATCTTGGAGGAAACAGTGGTCCTAGACGACATTAACGACTTGCCCTCTGCTGTTGGTTACCTCTTTGGGCTTCTGTATGCCTGCAATATGGAATATCCGAAGGGACTGAACTACACATTTGAGGTGATCCAGAAGGTTTTTCTTGAGCTTGATGCACAGAACTGCTCTGCTAGAGCAATTTCTCTGCGGCGCAAGATTTTCGAATTCTTAAGATag